One Pelotomaculum isophthalicicum JI genomic region harbors:
- a CDS encoding cell wall hydrolase encodes MMKWRLTEKLRLTKKLIFKEKLNKKICLVIGLFLIPLSLALHPLALFKTMTGPVKKEQQAAALSVEQGSAAQPVEEGRPAGEGGAAVASRGGEVNRSDVVLLAQVIEGEAAEEPYSGKVAVGAVIVNRTKNPDFPKTIPGVVYERDAFESVSNGQYLRPVTNEALQAATEAVNGADPVNGALYFWNPAKSSSEWVYTRPIITRIGGHVFAR; translated from the coding sequence ATGATGAAATGGAGATTAACGGAGAAATTAAGATTAACAAAGAAATTAATATTTAAGGAGAAATTAAATAAAAAGATATGCCTTGTTATAGGGCTGTTCCTGATTCCTCTCAGTCTGGCCCTTCATCCGTTGGCATTGTTTAAAACCATGACTGGGCCGGTAAAAAAAGAGCAGCAAGCGGCCGCATTGTCAGTCGAACAGGGCTCAGCGGCGCAGCCGGTGGAAGAAGGCAGGCCGGCGGGTGAGGGGGGAGCCGCGGTGGCATCCCGTGGCGGCGAAGTTAACCGCAGCGACGTTGTACTGCTCGCCCAGGTAATCGAAGGAGAAGCCGCCGAAGAACCCTACAGCGGTAAGGTGGCGGTAGGTGCTGTGATCGTGAACCGGACCAAGAATCCGGATTTTCCAAAAACTATCCCGGGGGTTGTTTATGAGAGGGATGCGTTTGAATCGGTAAGCAACGGGCAATACCTGCGTCCTGTGACTAATGAAGCCTTACAGGCAGCCACGGAAGCGGTTAACGGCGCTGACCCGGTCAATGGCGCGCTTTATTTCTGGAACCCTGCCAAGTCTTCGAGTGAGTGGGTCTACACCAGGCCTATTATCACCCGCATCGGGGGTCACGTCTTTGCCCGTTAA
- a CDS encoding CBO0543 family protein — protein MFRIIIFVVAVFCAWRWGDWQKLNRYYPTLLFSINCGLLYNVLLDNHLLWRYEPVPPLNNILFNNEIIDLAVTFISFPAFAFTYLSNYPYGKKQYLYIILWVIFLATIELITFKQNGISYHNGWNLGWSIVFDFAIFSFLRLHYIKPILAWFFSLILIIVIFIVFDISIKEIY, from the coding sequence ATGTTTCGTATTATTATTTTTGTTGTTGCTGTTTTTTGCGCCTGGCGATGGGGTGATTGGCAAAAATTAAACAGATACTATCCCACTTTGCTATTCTCTATAAATTGTGGTCTATTGTATAACGTTCTGCTTGATAACCATTTGCTATGGAGATATGAGCCTGTTCCTCCACTAAATAATATATTATTTAACAATGAGATAATTGATCTGGCCGTTACCTTTATTTCCTTTCCTGCCTTTGCTTTTACTTATCTGAGCAATTACCCCTATGGCAAGAAACAATATCTTTATATTATTCTATGGGTAATTTTTTTAGCCACAATTGAACTTATTACATTTAAACAAAATGGCATATCCTATCATAATGGGTGGAATCTTGGCTGGTCTATTGTTTTCGACTTTGCTATTTTTTCATTTTTACGGCTGCATTATATCAAACCAATCCTGGCATGGTTTTTTTCTCTTATATTAATAATTGTTATCTTTATTGTTTTTGATATTTCCATAAAAGAAATATATTGA
- a CDS encoding 2Fe-2S iron-sulfur cluster-binding protein — translation MSDIVLQIDGVEVAAKEGMTVLEAAQKAGIYIPTLCHHEKLEPYGACRLCLVELESRGRSRLVVSCLYPVEKGLVVKTRSEKVDRVRKMILELLLSHAPDAFELQDLAKEYGADKYRFEKEPSFCVHCGLCVRYCAEVKKKEAIGFVNRGTKREISFIPEIASKECWNCKECFPLCPTEALQAAFVLAKALSFPSTEHAPAE, via the coding sequence ATGAGTGACATAGTATTGCAAATAGACGGCGTCGAAGTCGCGGCAAAAGAAGGAATGACTGTTCTCGAGGCGGCGCAAAAGGCGGGAATTTACATTCCGACGCTTTGCCACCACGAGAAGTTGGAGCCTTACGGAGCCTGCCGGCTTTGCCTAGTGGAATTGGAATCGCGCGGCCGTTCAAGGCTGGTGGTTTCCTGCCTTTACCCGGTGGAAAAAGGTCTGGTTGTGAAAACCAGGTCTGAGAAGGTAGACCGCGTTCGCAAAATGATCTTGGAGTTGTTGCTCTCTCACGCGCCGGACGCCTTTGAACTGCAGGATTTGGCCAAAGAGTATGGAGCGGACAAGTACCGTTTTGAAAAAGAGCCCTCATTCTGCGTTCACTGCGGCCTGTGTGTAAGGTACTGCGCCGAGGTCAAAAAGAAGGAAGCCATTGGATTTGTCAACAGAGGAACAAAGCGGGAGATCAGCTTCATTCCGGAGATAGCCTCCAAGGAGTGCTGGAACTGCAAAGAATGTTTCCCGCTTTGCCCGACGGAGGCGCTGCAAGCAGCTTTCGTTTTAGCCAAAGCTCTTTCCTTCCCCTCAACGGAGCATGCTCCGGCGGAATAG
- a CDS encoding NADH-ubiquinone oxidoreductase-F iron-sulfur binding region domain-containing protein: MERINSANELEALRKSILSSRDTNKPCITICSGSACHASGSKEVASRIEEEIANQGLSGTVDVRKTGCHGFCEKGPIIVIHPEKICYFQIKPEDVSEIVTETIIGKKIIERLLYTDPATNEKIVYESEIPFYKNQERLVFGSNGSIDPKNLDDYLAIGGYSALAKALFQMTPGQVVEEVKKSNLRGRGGGGFPAGSKWEGSRNAPGDIKYVIVNADEGDPGAYMDRSLLEGNPHSVLEGLTIGAYAVGSHEGYIYVRQEYPLAVENVTTAIKQAQEYGLLGKNILGSGFDFTVKVHMGAGAFVCGESTALMTALEGRAGEPRPKYIRSNVKGLWNRPSVLNNVETWSNVPLIINNGADWFTKLGTESSKGTKIFSVVGKINNTGLVEVPMGMTLRDIIYKIGGGIPGGKKFKAVQTGGPSGGCLPEELLDLQVGFDELTKAGSMMGSGGMIVLDEDTCMVDVARYFLEFLTDESCGKCVPCREGIRQMLQTLTKITQGKGKEGDIELLEELAETAREAALCALGKSAPNPFLSTLKYFRNEYEAHIKEKRCPALSCKELIAFYIDPKKCQACTTCARKCPSNAIIGGKNLIHMVDQEKCTKCGTCFEVCPPRFSAVKKISGEPVPDPIPEEARIIVRGGKKNE; the protein is encoded by the coding sequence ATGGAGCGTATAAATTCAGCAAATGAATTGGAAGCACTCCGGAAGAGCATCCTGTCGTCAAGAGACACAAATAAACCATGTATTACAATCTGTTCCGGATCTGCTTGCCATGCTTCTGGCAGTAAAGAAGTCGCTTCGCGCATTGAAGAGGAAATTGCAAATCAAGGCTTAAGCGGCACGGTGGACGTCAGGAAGACAGGCTGCCATGGTTTTTGCGAGAAAGGCCCCATTATAGTTATTCATCCTGAGAAGATATGCTATTTCCAGATCAAGCCTGAGGATGTTTCCGAAATCGTCACCGAGACTATAATAGGGAAGAAAATCATTGAGCGCCTGCTTTATACCGACCCCGCCACCAATGAAAAGATAGTTTATGAATCAGAAATTCCCTTCTACAAGAACCAGGAGCGGCTTGTTTTCGGTTCCAACGGTAGTATTGATCCCAAAAACCTCGATGACTACCTGGCCATCGGCGGTTATTCAGCGTTAGCCAAAGCGCTGTTCCAGATGACCCCCGGGCAGGTAGTGGAGGAAGTCAAGAAATCCAACTTGAGAGGCCGGGGAGGCGGCGGCTTCCCCGCGGGGAGCAAGTGGGAAGGATCCCGCAACGCGCCCGGCGACATCAAGTATGTAATCGTTAACGCGGACGAGGGAGACCCCGGAGCTTATATGGACAGGAGCCTTCTTGAGGGGAATCCTCACTCAGTCCTCGAGGGTTTGACCATCGGCGCCTATGCCGTCGGTTCCCACGAAGGCTATATTTACGTCCGGCAGGAATACCCCCTGGCAGTAGAGAATGTGACTACCGCCATTAAGCAGGCTCAAGAGTATGGTCTGCTTGGGAAAAACATCCTTGGCTCAGGCTTTGATTTTACAGTTAAAGTGCACATGGGCGCCGGCGCTTTCGTCTGCGGCGAGTCTACCGCCCTGATGACGGCGTTGGAAGGCCGGGCGGGAGAGCCCAGGCCGAAATATATCCGCTCCAACGTCAAGGGCCTTTGGAACAGGCCCAGCGTGTTGAATAACGTTGAGACCTGGTCCAACGTGCCGCTGATCATTAACAACGGCGCCGACTGGTTTACCAAGTTGGGGACGGAAAGCAGCAAGGGCACGAAGATTTTCTCCGTGGTCGGCAAGATCAACAATACCGGACTTGTGGAAGTGCCCATGGGCATGACCCTCAGAGATATTATCTACAAGATCGGCGGCGGAATCCCGGGCGGCAAGAAGTTCAAAGCGGTGCAGACCGGTGGGCCGTCCGGCGGGTGTCTACCTGAGGAACTGTTGGATTTGCAGGTTGGTTTTGACGAGCTCACCAAGGCCGGCTCAATGATGGGTTCAGGCGGGATGATCGTCCTGGACGAAGACACCTGTATGGTTGATGTGGCCAGGTACTTCCTGGAGTTTCTCACTGACGAATCGTGCGGCAAATGTGTGCCGTGCCGTGAAGGCATCAGGCAGATGCTGCAGACCCTCACCAAGATCACCCAGGGCAAGGGAAAAGAGGGCGACATCGAGCTTCTGGAAGAACTGGCTGAAACAGCCCGGGAAGCCGCCCTGTGCGCTTTGGGCAAGAGTGCCCCGAACCCGTTCCTAAGCACGCTGAAATACTTTAGAAATGAGTATGAGGCGCACATCAAGGAGAAGAGGTGCCCGGCCCTTTCCTGCAAAGAGCTGATCGCCTTCTATATTGACCCAAAGAAGTGCCAGGCCTGTACGACCTGCGCCAGGAAATGCCCATCCAACGCGATTATTGGCGGTAAAAACCTGATCCACATGGTCGACCAGGAGAAGTGCACAAAGTGCGGGACTTGCTTCGAAGTTTGCCCCCCGCGTTTTAGCGCGGTGAAGAAAATTTCCGGCGAGCCTGTTCCGGATCCTATCCCTGAAGAAGCGAGAATTATAGTCAGGGGGGGCAAAAAAAATGAGTGA
- a CDS encoding complex I 24 kDa subunit family protein, with amino-acid sequence MDNRVDQITDKHECQCGHSDNIEGLSDRVDQIIDKHNCEASSLIQVLLEIQSENHWLPKEALDQVAERLQVPLTRIQQIATFYKAFSLVPKGRHGIHVCMGTACHVRGAQRVLDTVENLTKIKPGETDLDLKFSLETVNCLGCCALGPVVEIDGKTHGKMAPAEMADVLKNYE; translated from the coding sequence ATGGATAATAGAGTCGATCAGATCACTGATAAACATGAATGCCAGTGCGGCCATAGCGATAACATCGAGGGATTGAGCGACAGGGTCGATCAGATTATCGATAAGCATAACTGCGAGGCCAGTTCGCTGATTCAGGTATTGTTGGAGATTCAGAGCGAGAATCACTGGCTTCCCAAGGAAGCGTTGGACCAGGTAGCCGAAAGACTGCAGGTTCCTTTAACCCGGATCCAGCAAATCGCTACCTTCTATAAAGCCTTTAGCTTGGTTCCCAAGGGGCGTCATGGAATTCACGTCTGCATGGGCACCGCCTGTCACGTCCGCGGCGCGCAGCGTGTCCTCGACACGGTGGAAAACCTGACTAAAATTAAACCCGGCGAAACAGATTTGGATTTGAAGTTTAGCCTGGAGACGGTTAACTGCCTCGGCTGCTGCGCTTTAGGACCGGTAGTGGAAATCGACGGGAAGACTCATGGTAAGATGGCGCCGGCCGAAATGGCGGACGTTTTAAAAAATTATGAATAG
- a CDS encoding hydrogenase iron-sulfur subunit: MSTELKFKPKILGFVCNWUAYGAADLAGVSRQQYATHTKLIRVMCSGRVDLTHVLRAFSNGADGVFIGGCHFNECHYITDGNYGALGMALLFKKIMEHIGLNPERLRLENLSAGEGIRFAEVMNEFDKKVMELGPLGKSEGIEENALQSRLEAVTDLVPYIRLVERERLRLPVKSEAAYREFFASDEFDRVFDETIAEKLAISQIISILREGPLTTGEIANVLGLTPSEISRHLNSSSRQRFVRYDESLKRYALA, encoded by the coding sequence ATGAGTACAGAACTTAAGTTCAAACCAAAGATCCTGGGCTTTGTGTGTAACTGGTGAGCATACGGCGCTGCTGACTTGGCTGGAGTTTCCAGACAACAATATGCGACCCACACTAAGCTTATTCGCGTGATGTGTTCCGGTAGAGTCGACCTGACACATGTACTCAGAGCCTTCTCAAATGGAGCGGACGGGGTGTTTATCGGCGGTTGCCACTTTAACGAGTGCCATTATATCACTGATGGAAACTACGGCGCCTTAGGCATGGCGCTTCTGTTCAAAAAAATAATGGAGCACATCGGGCTGAACCCCGAAAGGTTAAGGCTGGAAAACCTATCCGCCGGTGAAGGAATCCGTTTCGCCGAAGTAATGAATGAATTTGACAAAAAAGTGATGGAGTTAGGACCGCTCGGCAAGAGCGAAGGAATAGAAGAAAACGCATTGCAGTCCAGACTTGAGGCGGTTACAGACCTAGTCCCCTATATTAGGCTGGTGGAAAGAGAAAGACTGAGATTACCCGTGAAATCAGAGGCGGCGTATCGTGAATTTTTCGCCAGCGACGAGTTCGACAGGGTCTTTGACGAAACAATCGCAGAGAAATTGGCCATAAGCCAGATTATCTCAATCTTACGGGAAGGACCTCTTACGACCGGAGAGATTGCTAATGTATTAGGACTGACCCCGTCTGAAATATCAAGACACCTGAACAGTTCGTCAAGGCAAAGATTCGTCAGGTACGATGAAAGCCTGAAGCGCTATGCTCTCGCGTAA
- a CDS encoding CoB--CoM heterodisulfide reductase iron-sulfur subunit A family protein: MEKELQRTEGQLVKSLAGGNFGDVMVVGGGISGIQAALDLGAAGFKVYLIDKAPTIGGHMAQLDKTFPTNDCSMCIESPKFTECARHPNIEIITYTEVDKVEGEAGDFTVTLLKKPRYIDEDKCTGCTVCVEYCPVVYPDQFNQEISKNKAIHIYFAQATPLVTYIDESCRYLKDKTCTVCQGVCKSDAIDFSQKPEKVEVKVGAIVLAPGFDPFDPKLREDYGYGKFENVVTSLDYERLLCATGPYEGEILRASNKKHPHKIAWIHCVGSRQVIPGGNSYCSGVCCTYTQKQVILTKDHDADAECVIFHNDIRSYGKDFERFYQRAENLPGVRFVRSYVSIGKEIPESKNVTIRYATAEDGVKEEEFDMVVLSVGLNPPADALRMAGAFGIELNGHGFCKTNPFNPMETTRPGIYISGAFQGPVDIPESVVTASGAGSQCGELLDYRRGNLSTQRVYPPERDVSQEEPKVGVYVCHCGANIGRIVDVPSAVEYAKTLPNVVHSDENLFICSTEAAAMLAKDIRERGLNRVVVAACTPRTHEPLFRDTLREAGINQYYFDFANIREHCSWVHSKEKEEATKKAKEIIRMAVARASHLEPLQEFDLPVDKKALVVGGGVAGMTSALSVANQGHEVYLVEKDTDLGGIARRIHYTLEGMDVQAYLSDLISKVYKHPLIHVYTDATFIDAGGYVGNFVTTVKTEGRVIEIKHGAAVIATGAEVYQPAEYLYGQDDRVMTHLELEEQIAAGNEKVINAESVIMIQCVGCRNEDRNYCSRICCSESIKNALKLKELNPKMDVYILFRDIRTYGFKEDYYREAAEKDVRFIRYEPDDQPQVEAGASDDGKPVLKVTVTDPVLGKKLELDADVLALAAAVVPSADRKEISGLFKVSLGPDEFFQEAHVKLRPVDFGAEGIFLCGTAHYPKFLSETVSQAYGAAGRALTLLANDTVIASGSVCEVDEDKCVSCGACITVCEYGAIEFYNSPQGRKARVNSVLCKGDGLCNTKCPTEAITLKHYNNEELLSQIDAAFANA; encoded by the coding sequence ATGGAAAAAGAATTACAAAGAACTGAAGGACAGCTTGTTAAAAGTCTTGCCGGCGGTAATTTTGGAGATGTCATGGTCGTCGGCGGAGGGATCAGCGGCATTCAAGCCGCGCTGGATCTTGGCGCCGCCGGTTTTAAAGTCTACCTGATTGACAAAGCGCCGACTATCGGCGGCCATATGGCGCAGCTGGACAAAACCTTTCCCACCAACGACTGCTCCATGTGCATTGAATCTCCCAAGTTTACCGAGTGCGCAAGACATCCCAATATAGAGATCATCACCTATACCGAAGTTGACAAAGTGGAAGGAGAAGCGGGTGACTTTACGGTAACCCTGCTTAAAAAGCCCAGGTATATCGATGAGGACAAGTGCACCGGCTGTACTGTCTGTGTGGAATACTGCCCAGTCGTATACCCCGACCAATTTAACCAGGAGATATCGAAGAATAAAGCCATCCATATTTATTTTGCTCAAGCCACCCCACTTGTCACTTATATTGATGAAAGCTGCCGTTACCTGAAAGACAAGACATGTACCGTTTGCCAGGGAGTTTGCAAGTCCGACGCCATCGATTTCAGCCAAAAGCCTGAGAAAGTGGAAGTAAAAGTAGGGGCGATCGTTCTGGCGCCCGGCTTCGATCCCTTTGATCCCAAGCTCAGAGAAGACTACGGCTACGGCAAGTTTGAAAACGTGGTCACCAGTCTGGACTATGAGCGGCTGTTATGCGCCACCGGCCCGTACGAAGGCGAGATCCTGCGCGCTTCCAACAAGAAGCATCCCCATAAAATAGCCTGGATCCACTGCGTCGGCTCCAGACAAGTTATCCCCGGCGGCAACAGCTATTGTTCAGGCGTATGCTGCACGTATACCCAGAAGCAAGTTATTTTGACCAAAGATCACGACGCGGATGCCGAGTGTGTAATATTCCACAACGATATCCGCTCCTACGGCAAGGATTTCGAGCGCTTCTACCAAAGAGCCGAGAACCTGCCCGGAGTACGGTTTGTCAGAAGCTACGTGTCAATCGGCAAAGAGATCCCCGAAAGCAAGAATGTAACAATCAGATACGCCACCGCCGAGGACGGGGTAAAAGAGGAAGAGTTCGACATGGTGGTGCTGTCCGTCGGGTTGAACCCCCCGGCAGACGCGCTGCGCATGGCCGGCGCCTTCGGCATTGAGCTCAACGGCCACGGATTCTGCAAAACCAATCCGTTTAACCCGATGGAGACCACCCGCCCGGGCATTTATATCAGCGGCGCCTTCCAGGGCCCCGTGGATATCCCCGAGTCGGTTGTGACCGCCAGCGGAGCCGGCTCCCAGTGTGGAGAACTCCTTGACTACCGGCGGGGCAACCTGTCCACACAAAGAGTTTACCCGCCGGAAAGAGACGTCTCCCAAGAAGAGCCCAAAGTGGGCGTCTACGTGTGTCACTGTGGAGCCAACATCGGCAGGATCGTAGATGTTCCTTCCGCGGTTGAATATGCCAAGACCTTGCCCAATGTGGTCCACTCCGACGAAAACCTCTTTATATGTTCCACGGAAGCCGCCGCCATGCTGGCCAAGGATATCCGGGAGAGAGGACTCAACCGCGTGGTTGTGGCCGCCTGCACCCCCAGGACGCACGAGCCGCTGTTCCGGGACACCCTCCGGGAAGCGGGAATTAATCAATATTACTTTGATTTTGCTAATATCAGAGAGCATTGCTCATGGGTCCACTCCAAAGAAAAGGAAGAAGCCACCAAGAAGGCCAAAGAAATAATCCGCATGGCGGTAGCCCGGGCCAGTCATTTGGAGCCCCTGCAGGAATTCGACCTGCCCGTCGACAAAAAGGCGTTAGTGGTCGGCGGAGGCGTGGCCGGCATGACCAGCGCTCTCTCCGTCGCCAACCAGGGGCATGAGGTTTACCTGGTGGAAAAAGATACAGACCTGGGCGGCATCGCAAGAAGAATTCATTACACGCTGGAAGGAATGGATGTCCAAGCGTATCTCAGCGATCTGATCAGCAAGGTATATAAACATCCACTAATCCACGTATATACGGACGCCACCTTCATCGACGCCGGCGGTTACGTGGGCAATTTCGTCACCACGGTGAAGACCGAAGGAAGAGTCATAGAGATTAAGCACGGCGCAGCCGTCATCGCCACCGGCGCCGAAGTGTACCAACCCGCCGAATACCTTTATGGCCAAGACGACCGGGTAATGACCCACCTGGAGCTGGAAGAGCAAATCGCCGCGGGTAACGAAAAAGTAATCAACGCGGAAAGCGTCATAATGATCCAGTGCGTGGGCTGCAGAAACGAAGACAGAAATTACTGCAGCAGGATATGCTGCAGCGAATCGATCAAGAACGCCTTGAAACTGAAAGAGCTCAACCCCAAAATGGATGTCTACATCCTGTTTAGGGATATCAGAACCTACGGGTTCAAAGAAGATTATTACCGGGAAGCGGCGGAAAAAGACGTCAGGTTCATCCGCTATGAGCCCGATGATCAGCCTCAGGTGGAGGCTGGCGCCTCCGACGACGGCAAGCCGGTTCTTAAAGTTACCGTGACCGACCCTGTTTTAGGCAAAAAGCTTGAATTGGATGCCGATGTACTCGCTTTAGCCGCCGCTGTCGTTCCCTCGGCGGACAGAAAGGAAATATCCGGACTGTTCAAGGTATCCCTTGGACCGGACGAATTCTTCCAGGAAGCCCACGTCAAATTAAGGCCGGTGGACTTTGGCGCGGAGGGCATTTTCCTGTGCGGGACGGCCCACTATCCCAAGTTCCTGTCGGAAACAGTCAGCCAGGCATACGGGGCTGCCGGCCGGGCCTTAACCCTGCTCGCGAATGACACCGTCATAGCCTCCGGCTCTGTCTGTGAGGTGGATGAGGATAAGTGTGTTTCCTGCGGGGCGTGTATCACAGTATGCGAGTACGGCGCCATAGAATTCTACAACTCGCCGCAAGGCCGCAAAGCCAGGGTCAACTCCGTTCTCTGCAAGGGAGACGGCCTTTGCAACACAAAATGCCCGACAGAGGCTATTACCCTGAAACACTATAACAATGAAGAGCTGTTAAGCCAAATCGACGCGGCTTTTGCCAATGCGTAG
- a CDS encoding (Fe-S)-binding protein — METVAPFKEVIEEIKGYGGEAVKYCYQCGKCDTVCPWNKVRKFSMRKLIREATFGLTEIEHEEIWRCTTCGKCALKCPRDVKQIEDMKALRRMASGYGVFPAAVKPVRGVSAGLAAEGNPFGESRKNRADWAKGLSVKTFEEGMEYLYFPGCYLCYDPRLKKVAQATASILNKAGVDYGILGEQENCCGESIRKTGNEELFKKLARENIKTFIDNGVKKILVNSPHCYHTFKNEYAEFGVNFEVIHISQYLFQLINEGKLQISKEYAKKITYHDPCYLGRHNGVYDEPRGVLKKIPGSEYIEMVETREESLCCGMGGGRIWMETHAADRFANLRLNEAIGVGAEVLVTACPYCITMFEDSRAVLNYDDVIQVKDITEILNEVL, encoded by the coding sequence GTGGAGACTGTAGCCCCATTCAAAGAAGTCATAGAAGAGATCAAAGGGTATGGTGGAGAAGCAGTCAAATACTGCTATCAGTGCGGAAAATGCGATACTGTCTGCCCCTGGAACAAGGTGAGAAAGTTCAGTATGCGCAAGCTGATCCGAGAGGCTACATTCGGTCTGACAGAGATAGAACACGAAGAAATCTGGCGTTGCACCACCTGCGGAAAGTGCGCCCTGAAATGCCCCAGGGACGTAAAGCAGATCGAAGACATGAAAGCCCTGCGCAGGATGGCCTCCGGATATGGCGTTTTCCCAGCCGCCGTCAAGCCGGTCCGCGGCGTGAGCGCGGGCCTTGCCGCGGAAGGCAACCCCTTCGGAGAAAGCCGGAAAAACAGGGCGGATTGGGCCAAGGGCCTCTCTGTAAAAACATTCGAAGAAGGAATGGAATATTTGTATTTTCCCGGCTGCTACCTCTGTTATGACCCAAGATTAAAGAAGGTAGCGCAAGCCACAGCCAGCATCCTCAACAAAGCGGGAGTGGATTACGGGATCCTGGGTGAACAGGAGAACTGCTGTGGAGAAAGCATCCGCAAAACAGGCAATGAGGAATTGTTCAAAAAATTAGCCAGGGAAAACATCAAGACCTTTATCGATAACGGAGTCAAGAAAATCCTGGTCAACTCCCCTCATTGCTACCATACCTTCAAGAACGAGTATGCCGAGTTCGGCGTGAACTTTGAAGTGATCCATATTTCCCAGTATTTATTCCAGCTGATTAACGAGGGAAAACTGCAGATCAGCAAGGAGTATGCGAAGAAGATTACGTATCATGACCCGTGTTACCTCGGCCGGCATAACGGCGTATATGACGAGCCGCGAGGCGTCTTAAAGAAGATACCCGGTTCAGAGTATATTGAGATGGTCGAGACGCGGGAAGAAAGCCTCTGTTGCGGAATGGGCGGAGGCAGGATTTGGATGGAAACCCATGCTGCCGACCGGTTTGCCAACCTCAGATTAAATGAAGCCATCGGGGTTGGGGCCGAGGTGCTCGTTACCGCCTGTCCCTATTGCATCACCATGTTTGAGGATAGCAGGGCGGTCTTGAATTATGACGACGTCATTCAGGTCAAGGACATCACGGAGATCCTCAACGAGGTGCTTTAA
- a CDS encoding (4Fe-4S)-binding protein, protein MGELVKKKVRTIKVDIDKCNGCRTCEMACAAFHASPRYSSLNPYRSRIRMIINEQNDEWVAVRATDYSKAECDGRRTYTIKGREFSECSFCGTICPARDLFKEPDSGLPLKCDMCESDPPLEVPMCVQACQHEALTYEEKEVWVEAEEQVKPAEMELSLKSLIDKYGLEKLANTVARMAQKG, encoded by the coding sequence TTGGGTGAGTTAGTTAAGAAAAAAGTAAGAACAATAAAAGTTGATATTGACAAGTGCAATGGCTGCCGCACATGTGAGATGGCATGCGCCGCGTTTCACGCCAGTCCGCGATATAGCAGCCTTAATCCGTACAGGTCCCGGATTAGGATGATTATCAACGAACAGAATGATGAGTGGGTTGCGGTTCGTGCCACTGATTACAGTAAAGCCGAATGTGACGGCAGACGCACCTATACGATTAAAGGAAGAGAATTCAGTGAGTGCAGCTTCTGCGGTACGATCTGCCCGGCCAGGGATTTGTTTAAAGAACCCGATTCCGGTCTCCCTCTCAAATGCGATATGTGTGAAAGCGATCCGCCGCTGGAAGTGCCTATGTGTGTTCAGGCGTGCCAGCATGAAGCCCTGACTTACGAAGAAAAGGAAGTGTGGGTTGAAGCTGAAGAACAGGTGAAGCCGGCCGAGATGGAACTATCTTTGAAATCACTGATAGACAAATATGGGTTGGAGAAGCTGGCGAATACTGTTGCCCGGATGGCGCAGAAGGGATAA